The following nucleotide sequence is from Streptomyces pactum.
TGCTGTTGGGCGGTGCCCTCCACGAGGTTGGCGCGGGGGATACGGCGCGGCAGACCGGATGCCGTGACTCCGCCGGCGGCCGGTACCCGCACCTGTTCGGCGCGGCGCCACCGCTCGTCGTTGGGGGAGGACCCCCACTCCGGCGCCGTGTCCCGGCCGGCCCGCTCCGGGGCGGACGGGCCCGGCTCACGGCGCGGCGACCCGGTGGCCGGGGCGTCCGCGTGCTCCGGGACCGCGATCCCGCGGCCGTCGGTGCCGCCGCGGAACCAGTTGGACTCGATGGTGTCGAAGATCGGCGTCCGGTCGTCGCCGGGGCCGGGCGCGGGCAGCGCCTCCAGCTTCCCGGTGAGGGCGTCGGCCGGGTCGGACTCCGGCACGGCGAACCGTCCGGTGTCCTGCGGCGCGTGACCGGCTCCGGCCTGCGGGAACTGCCCGGTGTCGCCGGGACCCTGACCGGGCTGGACCTGCGGGAACTGTCCCCTGTCGCCCGGGCCCTGGCCCGGCCGGAACTGCGGGAACTGTCCGGTGTCGCCGGGGCCGAGGTCGGGACGGGCGTACTGCCCGGTGTCACCGGGTCCCCGGCCCGGCTCGGGGAGCGGCGAGGTGCCGGTCTCCTCCGGCCGGAACCGCGGGAACTGCCCGGTGTCGCCCGGGCCGCCCTGGGGGGCTCCGCCGAGCTGCGGGAACTGTCCGGTGTCACCCGGACCCTGGCCGGGCCGGACCTGCGGGAACTGCCCGGTGTCGCCGGGGCCGCCCTGCGGGGCTCCGCCGAGCTGCGGGAACTGTCCGGTGTCACCCGCGCCCTGGCCGGGCCGGACCTGCGGGAACTGTCCCGTGTCGCCCGGGCCCTGGCCCGGCCGGAACTGCGGGAACTGTCCGGTGTCGCCGGGGCCGAGGTCGGGACGGGCGTACTGCCCGGTGTCGCCCGGGCCCCGGCCCGGCTCCACCTGCGGGAACTGCCCGGTGTCGCCGGGACCCTGCTGCGGGGCGGCGCCGAGCTGCGGGATGCGGCCCGTGTCGGCCGGACCGCGGCCGGCGTCGCGCGCCGGACGGCTGAACAGCGAACCCGGGGCCTCGGCCTCGTCGTGACCGCGCGGGGCGTCCACCGTGTCGCGGGGCCCGGTGGGCCAGTCGTCGTTCTCGCCGGCCGCCGCACGGCGGGCGCCCCAGCTGGTGCCGGGCTGCTGCGGCGAGGGGAGCTCCGGCGCGGGGCCGCGCTGCGGCAGGCCGGTACGGGTCTCGCCGGCGTCGCCGGCGGCGCGCTGCGGCACACCGGTCGGCGGAGCGACGGTGGGGCCGTCGCCGCTGCCGCGGACCGGCAGCGCCGGACGGCCGCCGGCCGCCGGGGCCTTCGGCTCCGCGGTGGGGCGGCCCGCGTCGAACAGGCTGCCGCCGGACGCGCCGCCGCGGGCCGCGCCGGGCGCACCGGCGCCCGCACCGGGCCGGCCGGGTAGACCGCCGGTGCCGGGGAGCGCCGGCCGGGCTCCGGAGCCCGGGACCTGCCGCCGGGGCGGTGCCCCGGCCGGTCCGCCGCCCGGGCCGCTCCGGCCGGGGGCCGGCGTACCCGCGCCGGGCTTGCCGGAACCGGTGGTGCTGCCCGGGCCGGGCTTCTTGTTGCCCTGCGCGACGTCCACCGGGAGCATGACCAGCGCGGTGGTGCCGCCGGAGTCGGAGGGGCGCAGCTGGATGCGGATGCCGTGCCGCAGCGACAGCCGGCCGACCACGAACAGGCCCATCCGCCGGGACACCGAGACGTCCACGGTGGGCGGGCTGGCCAGCCGCTCGTTGATCGCGGCCAGGTCCTCCGGCGACAGGCCGATACCGGTGTCGTGGATCTCCACCAGCACCCGGCCGTCCGGCAGCGCGTGGCCGGTGACCTTGACCTTGGTCTGCGGCGAGGAGAAGGAGGTGGCGTTCTCCAGCAGCTCGGCCAGGAGGTGGACCAGGTCGTTGACGACCCGGCCGGCGACCTCGGTGGCCGGCACGGAGCTCAGCTCGATGCGCTCGTACTGCTCCACCTCGGAGGCCGCGGCGCGCAGCACGTCCACCAGCGGGACCGGGCGGGTCCACCGGCGGCCCGGCTCCTCGCCCGCGAGGACCAGGAGGTTCTCACCGTTCCGGCGCATACGGGTGGCGAGGTGGTCGAGCTTGAACAGCGAGGACAGCTGGTCGGGGTCGGCCTCGCGCGACTCCAGCTCGGAGATGAGCGACAGCTGGCGCTGGATGAGGCCCTGGCTGCGGCGCGAGAGGTTGGTGAACATCGCGTTGACGTTGCCCCGCAGCAGCGCCTGCTCGGCGGCGAGGCGGACCGCCTCGCGGTGCACGTCGTCGAAGGCC
It contains:
- a CDS encoding sensor histidine kinase, with amino-acid sequence MQGRFKRDGVGSPQAQQGRGDASADPEPRGTDRGSSPQRAQGTGRTPAVGGAETAPAAAQPAPGAEGGSTERPQPRVPVGPGSRLALRNWRISTRLISLLVLPVAAATSLGALRMQSSLDNIEQLDHMKLLTEMTQQATQLADALQEERDKSAGPLAGDGNEKNDRVIATRENTTRAIEAFTKAADELDPKDDALVGVQATLVDISQQLQKIRSVRDEAYNNPEYISQTVLSYNEMITSLLALSQDMAQATSNRDMITQTRALATFSAAKEYASIQRAMISAALANPDGPHLSANDKRYGTSALEKEGDALTRFAQFHGDGSSDLLEPLDLPDITAADKYAQRVMRDSGDRGLTAEERSSLDWYDQDTVKIEAMSKIEQTLLSEMEQKARELRDEAEQDAILNGALILLVLGVSLVGAFVVARSMVRSLRRLQDTAQDVAQKRLPELVKQLSESDPQDVDTSVESVGVHSRDEIGKVAAAFDDVHREAVRLAAEQALLRGNVNAMFTNLSRRSQGLIQRQLSLISELESREADPDQLSSLFKLDHLATRMRRNGENLLVLAGEEPGRRWTRPVPLVDVLRAAASEVEQYERIELSSVPATEVAGRVVNDLVHLLAELLENATSFSSPQTKVKVTGHALPDGRVLVEIHDTGIGLSPEDLAAINERLASPPTVDVSVSRRMGLFVVGRLSLRHGIRIQLRPSDSGGTTALVMLPVDVAQGNKKPGPGSTTGSGKPGAGTPAPGRSGPGGGPAGAPPRRQVPGSGARPALPGTGGLPGRPGAGAGAPGAARGGASGGSLFDAGRPTAEPKAPAAGGRPALPVRGSGDGPTVAPPTGVPQRAAGDAGETRTGLPQRGPAPELPSPQQPGTSWGARRAAAGENDDWPTGPRDTVDAPRGHDEAEAPGSLFSRPARDAGRGPADTGRIPQLGAAPQQGPGDTGQFPQVEPGRGPGDTGQYARPDLGPGDTGQFPQFRPGQGPGDTGQFPQVRPGQGAGDTGQFPQLGGAPQGGPGDTGQFPQVRPGQGPGDTGQFPQLGGAPQGGPGDTGQFPRFRPEETGTSPLPEPGRGPGDTGQYARPDLGPGDTGQFPQFRPGQGPGDRGQFPQVQPGQGPGDTGQFPQAGAGHAPQDTGRFAVPESDPADALTGKLEALPAPGPGDDRTPIFDTIESNWFRGGTDGRGIAVPEHADAPATGSPRREPGPSAPERAGRDTAPEWGSSPNDERWRRAEQVRVPAAGGVTASGLPRRIPRANLVEGTAQQQPQQAGPQVSRAPDDVRGRLTNLRRGIQQGRQAGSGPDGNRDRGLGPTYQQER